Genomic segment of Halictus rubicundus isolate RS-2024b chromosome 16, iyHalRubi1_principal, whole genome shotgun sequence:
ACATAAATGCAACTATAAATTATCATGCCTTGAcaaatacttaaaattacagGACACGCATAATCactgcgaaaaaaaaaacgaaaagaaaatgaTCCTAACTTGCTATCAGACAGACATAGCGAATCGTACGAACCCCTGGTGTTTGCCATCTAATTTCGCCTATGTCGCCTGTGATCTCTTAAAATCTCAGATATAACAAAAATCCGACGTAGAAAAGAAAAACTTGCAGAATACTCTTCGGAAAAAGTCgttcgtacatttaatttttcttcgttttctttCATTCTTTTGCAAAATATTCAATATCGGAATCTGCCAGGTCACTGTAGTAAAATACTTGCACCACATTTTCCACTATCTAGATTTCTTCCCATCGCACTCTGtcgctctttctttctctctcgctatcATTCTCTCAATCAGTCAATTATGGTCTCCATGAAGATTTAGAGAAGTCACACAAGTCTTGCAAGATCACATTCATCGATATCATAGACTATATACACAaacatgtgtatatatatatatatatatatatatatatatacatatatacacattaatttTTGCATATTTTGAGCTCCTTACGACACGTTGCAACATGCTTGAACGATGCATCGCGTACTCCGAAATTTCGGCGGTAGTGATCTACGCGCGTCTACCAAAATGCATATAAAAGTCAGCAAGACGTGTCAATTTTTTTCTgtgatttgatttattttcttttctcttttcactCTGTTAGAAAAAGCTCCCACCGCTGctaagaacaagaaaaaaattgACACGTTGTGAACGTGTATAAGATTCAAAATATCGTGCATCGGATGGATCACGTGTAAATGTTTTCTTTTACCGCGCTGCTATAATACTTGCAAAACGTTTGTAAGATTTACTGAAAGGTAGAACAGCGAATCTCGAAATGAACAACACGAAGATTTTCTAATAACTTAGTGGCTACTTTTCTTATCCACGTATTGATTTATAAACTCACTCTAATGAAAACTGTTCGGGAAGACAATTAAAgcagaagaaaaattttaaGTACATTGGTGTTTCAATAGATCTCACAAACTGTGTGGCTTGAAGTTGTAgtttctttcaatctttttatgAATCAAGAGAAAGATTAAGTATTTCTGAGTTGTGTAATTATTTCTATGTATCGTCGTAGAAAAACGTTGTATACGATAGCAATGCACACGAACTTcaatcatgttattttatttaaacagttttgttttttttttcaaggacGTTTAACATATTGGAAATGACGCATGATCTTCCTTAACTTTAATGTAACATCCCAATACTTATATAAGATAATTTGATGTTTGTCCACAGCTATTCGCATTATccataaataatattattttcatagcTGCACATacaatatattcatttataatcTTTCTATCAATAAAGTTTTAATTTGTCATCCTCTTTCTGTTTTAAAAACACACGCAATTATTTGTATTCTTTATGTATCACGCAATCATGTTACTTTGAATATGAGaccattttatatatatatatatatatatatatatatatatatatatatatatattcatgtaCAAAATGTCCTTACGCACACTTATGAATGTTTCTAGTGCCTAATCAATCTGTGGGCACCATTTAAATATTTCTCAAGTTACGTATTATAACTCAAGAACTAGATTAATATTCAtactaattgaaaataaataattcctcgAATATTGCCAGCAGATTGACCTGGAATCGAACGCGAATGCATTCTTCTTCCCTGGCAGTGGTACAGAAGgtgtatttcataaaaagcAAAGattaatttgtataaaaatatatataaatttacgTAGAAAAAGAATATTATATATTGCAAGTAAATAAACTTACAAAATAAATAAGTTAAACAAGTATTTCTTATATTTTCCGTTGAGAGGAAGGATCATAGACTAGATATAAaggttatttaaaaaattatattagttATGTGCTGAACGAGTATATTATAGAAATCTTAATTGTAATTTGAGCGTCTCGAGTAGCAAGGTTCATTATATTCCTGACTGTTAAAAGATCAATCTTACACAATAGTGCTAAACATATGGCTTGTTCATCTATGATCCGACCTTAATTCTTaacatatattaattattataaatcataACGTGCGAGTTACAACAAAAACCATAGCTATTAATATTCACAGTAAAGAGATCATAAAGTCTCCTAGGCAAAGAAATGTACAATTAAAATTTGTCGAAGGACAAGGTGGTCAACATTGTCCTTCGACAAATTGTAGTTTCGATGTTTGATTTCATATGAAAAACTGTTATCGTTTCCTTGTTACGTAACGATTGTCAATGAGCTTAAGCCAGATGGGCAGCAAACACAGTACTCTATAACGTAAACGAACTTTTTCTGTCAGTTAAGAGTTCATTGCGAAGATTGCCAATGTCCCAGAAGTAGATTACTCTTAAATCTTTTATTACTATTACTCttattttttcttgttttaaaTGCTAAGATTTTCTCGTTTCAATTCCGCAGTCAAATATAACGctttcataaaaatttgcatTATCGACCAAATGATTTGTCGTTGCTATAAAATAATGTCTATCTCTCTCGTATCTTTGGCGTTATCGTTAAAGTTATTATGTTAACTGTATGTTTACAACTGTTATGGATGTTAGCTTTTAATAGGATCGAGTTTATATCTTGCTTCAGGTGCATCTTACATGTAATGTAGTCTTAAAAAACTTGTTTGTTGCGATTACTCCTGGGTTCCATCGTAAAAAATACACTGTATTCAAATTTGGATAATTTTTGTGCGTGTGTCGTACGAATGGTGACCGTGAAatgagaagaaaaagaaaacgtatttgaaaaatctgaataatCCAATGATCACAGTTAATTAGTTTTCAACAGGTACTTTTATGTGCTTTTGTTCGATCGTGTGCCCATCTCTGAAAACTAGGAACTAACAGTTTTCACTTATTTACcattattatacttatttccgTAGGTCAATTATCTGCTGttcattcatttcatttttacattaattatacAGTAACCCTGAAATATTATAACAAATTTTACTGGTCCAGTTTGCCAATCTGATTGCCTTATTCTCGTTCAATTTCACTCTCTAGTAATACTGCCTAAATATATCATCATACTGATATGATGCTATTCAACAGACGTCGTTTAATTTATTACAAAAGTTACCCTTCGTATTATTGCTATTAATGGGTCAGGATTTACAGTACCCGAACACATTCGTTCCTTAAGTTGAATTACTTATCTTTAACGTCATGGACCTTTGCATGAATCATATTTTTCAAATGCATCTGGTACAATGTAGCTATCGTGACCCTAAGTGAAttcgttcttcttctttttttttctctcttaatTTTTGGACCcaaatgtttgaaaaaatgattGGCATCTTGGAACTTCTATACATATATTCACATTTACGATTGCAATTTTAGGTAAAGCCCAGAAAACGAAAAGCTATGGATAAGAAACCTTTTGTTACACTCGCTACAGTTACTTCGACTAATGCTTAGAACAAAGATACCATAAACTGCCATTTGCCGAATAATAATCTTATACCTCATGTTACATTACAATGTCATCACAGTATTTTGATGTACGTAGCTAATTATTACACATAGAAAGTAATTGAAAACTCTCTGCATACTGGAAAACATTTCACAAAGAGTTAACaattatatatattcatggCAGTTTATAAGTACTTTTTTTATCTATGCTACAAACAGCATCCCAGTAGAAACATTGTGCTCTTTCTCAACTATGCTCTGGTAAGAATCATCTAACAGACGTGAAACGTACTTAAAGAGCACACGCCCATAAAgacaatataatatataatttttatatatatttgtatatatctTTTTCAACAACCAACGATCCAGGACAAAAATCCTATGCAACCTATCCCAAGAGCACTATGTATCTACTGTACACTATAACAGTTCTTCTAATCACAAGAATTCACTTTCCCACCATTTATAACATTATAAACTCTCTGTGCTCGATATGATAAAACTTAAACACTCTCATCCAGAGCCTTTGTAATCTGGGATAGTAAATGGTAGCATATTTAACACACAATTTTGCATTACAGCATACGTCTAACTATgcgtaagaaaaaaaaaaataaattaaaattctatGAGAGACTGACATTAATTAGAAACTGATTGCCTTGAAGAGGCTGCGTGCATGGCAAAATCGACGAGCGGATTACTTGGGACGGTAACAATGGAGTGTGAAGTACTACTGCTTAAAGTAACGTTGGTAGAAGAAACTAATGACAATGGCTTACAGGACAGTTGATCGATCTGCTTAATAGGTACCAATTTAATTGGCACGTCTGTCTTTAACCTGACAGTTTCCGATACTGGTATAGCTTTCAGTTGAACACTCTTCAACGGTTGTTGTATCTTGACCGCTGATTTTACGGTAGCACTCGTGCTTTGTATAATTTTCGTAATCTTACTTTCTCCGACTCCTTGGTTGGAAGATTCATCGTAGCCAGAATCTGATGACGAGTCACTAAACGTCTTACTTGTCTGTTTAGAGACTGTGGTCTCTGTACCAGACTCTACACTATGGGCAGGACTAGCAGACGCAGAACTGTGGACAGGACTGGCTGATGCAGAACTATGCGCAGGACTGCAACTTAATGCATTTGCTTGTTGTTGTCGTTGTTGTCTAGCTATACAACCGATGCAAGGTTTTATTAGAGAAGGATCCACTATTACTTCCCCGTACGGACCCTTGAATATTGTTCCACAACAAATAACCTccctaaaattattaataatgcaTATTACATTTAGAACAATTAATTCGTACGATTTGACCGAGTTAATACGAGTTAGTTAATTTACCTTTTGAAATACGACAAATCAATAAATCCATTAACAGTTAAATCATCCTTTGATTCGGAAATATCCTGCATGTCTAATTGTTTTTCAGTCACTGGAATATCGTCGCTACCTACAGGACTACCGGCGCGACTCGAGCCTTTACTGCCGTTTCCGTTCAAATAGTCTTCTATGaacaacatttcaatattatttttaagaaGTAGAACTTTATTAATGTTATAAAatgcgcagtctaattattaccaaCCTGTTAAATCATCGCTCATTGCTGGACTTTGTTCACGATCTCTGTCAGTTTTCAAATAGATATGTTTCTTCTTCATTATCTTTTCAAATTTCTCTGGTATATCTTTtatcttctttttattttttgatttaaattttgttaatgACTTTATGCCAGGTCCTGCACGTGCATCGACAACCTGTAACAAAtaaacatttcatttttaaGTAAGAATATATAGCtagagaagaaataaaatcaATAATAATCAATTTATCAGAACTTACGTGTCTCCAATTGCGATTATTTCCCGCTGGTAATTTCTTCCACCTTTTGACTAAGAGTACACATGCATTACAAATTTCTCCAGTGCGCCTTTCCTCAAGCTGGAAACATTCCATAAAATCGTCCTCGTACTTTTTACTGTCTGTGAACCGTGAGCTACGcgaacagaaaaatattcttgGTTATACGCTTAGATTCTCAAAGCAACGCTCGATTATTGTATCATTAGAAATTATCTTATAATGTACCTGCTAGACTTGGCTTTACAAATGCAACACCCGGTACTAGATCGATACACCTTTGGCTTGTGAAAACTAAACATTTTGCAAGTTATTTTGACGCTGTTCCTGTAAAAAAGCAAAaatcattaaatattatttccaatGCCGGTACAAAAGTATCtgattaaaattttgtataaaaccTTACATAAACAAAGTATATCACATGATAAGAAATTCATAATAAAACCAATAAAAGTTTATTCCAACTGAATTCACTCCAATATCGTCGAGAATTTACAATCGATTTACATTTATAATTGTAAGTAATTACCTACAAAGAAGAATTTCATATAGGTACAaggatatataaaaaaaaggaatatttaACCGTACGTGAAGAACGCGTCCTGAAAGTAAATGTACCTTTATAGAATACAGCATGTTTCGATGATCGTGCGACCGTAGTCGAAATTAGCTTCGTTCTGTCCGTACGGTATGCATAAAATCGTGTATAAAATTCATTCGCGACAATTTATCACGACGAGAAAATCGTAGATCATCACCATCTTTATTATACTTGTTTACATTGATTCGTTGCCAGTTCAGTAACTAACACCGCGATTTCGGCTTGACAGTGTATACGTGCAAGACGCTACGCGCCGTGACACACGCGTTACTACTAGGGGGCGTCCATAATCTCACGAATCCCCACTTATATTACACGATAAAACTGCAAAGAAAAACAATGTGCTGAAGGAAATCGACACTTCTCCCAAACGCTTCTTTCTACAAAGAACCACCACAATAACTTTGTCACTTGTAATATCATGTTGCACGTTGACTGCTTCTTTTATTCGCGTTAAATGTTAAACGTATGCAACACGTTCGACAATTACAAGTTTCGTTATAGTTTcatgttttttttcttttctcttcgttTTTATCCAGTACAAGTACCCTTCTCtccagaatatttattaatgcTGTTCTCTCtttataattaaaaagtaaaacgATCGTGTTGTTTCACGATTCAACGTATTAGTCATTTCAATGTTATTTGTAATTACATACAGTGACATTTTATGCCTGGTAAACATTGATTTCGCGTGTGTGAATGACCTACATCAACCGCAACGAGTTCCATAATATTGTACATAATGTATAAAAGCGTTTTT
This window contains:
- the LOC143362252 gene encoding uncharacterized protein LOC143362252 isoform X1; this translates as MNSVKITCKMFSFHKPKVYRSSTGCCICKAKSSSSRFTDSKKYEDDFMECFQLEERRTGEICNACVLLVKRWKKLPAGNNRNWRHVVDARAGPGIKSLTKFKSKNKKKIKDIPEKFEKIMKKKHIYLKTDRDREQSPAMSDDLTEDYLNGNGSKGSSRAGSPVGSDDIPVTEKQLDMQDISESKDDLTVNGFIDLSYFKREVICCGTIFKGPYGEVIVDPSLIKPCIGCIARQQRQQQANALSCSPAHSSASASPVHSSASASPAHSVESGTETTVSKQTSKTFSDSSSDSGYDESSNQGVGESKITKIIQSTSATVKSAVKIQQPLKSVQLKAIPVSETVRLKTDVPIKLVPIKQIDQLSCKPLSLVSSTNVTLSSSTSHSIVTVPSNPLVDFAMHAASSRQSVSN
- the LOC143362252 gene encoding uncharacterized protein LOC143362252 isoform X2, producing MFSFHKPKVYRSSTGCCICKAKSSSSRFTDSKKYEDDFMECFQLEERRTGEICNACVLLVKRWKKLPAGNNRNWRHVVDARAGPGIKSLTKFKSKNKKKIKDIPEKFEKIMKKKHIYLKTDRDREQSPAMSDDLTEDYLNGNGSKGSSRAGSPVGSDDIPVTEKQLDMQDISESKDDLTVNGFIDLSYFKREVICCGTIFKGPYGEVIVDPSLIKPCIGCIARQQRQQQANALSCSPAHSSASASPVHSSASASPAHSVESGTETTVSKQTSKTFSDSSSDSGYDESSNQGVGESKITKIIQSTSATVKSAVKIQQPLKSVQLKAIPVSETVRLKTDVPIKLVPIKQIDQLSCKPLSLVSSTNVTLSSSTSHSIVTVPSNPLVDFAMHAASSRQSVSN